A single genomic interval of Festucalex cinctus isolate MCC-2025b chromosome 16, RoL_Fcin_1.0, whole genome shotgun sequence harbors:
- the LOC144003148 gene encoding ninjurin-2-like isoform X3, whose amino-acid sequence MQGLGKTERGDQGRDMDLTSQRSTMPVGGPLQSGAPSNLNMNLYATKKTAAEGMLDIALFLANITHMKTVIEQGAGYRYYAAVLTLISFSLALQIVAGILIIIIGRRDVNNSTLQKRLDYLNNVTTVIVFITTVLNLFISTFGMQRTGHFPWLMMRIH is encoded by the exons ATGCAGGGACTCGGGAAGACGGAGCGCGGAGACCAAGGCCGAGACATGGACCTGACGTCGCAGAGATCCACCATGCCGGTCGGTGGTCCCCTGCAG AGTGGCGCGCCCTCTAACCTGAACATGAATCTGTACGCCACCAAGAAGACTGCGGCTGAGGGCATGCTGGACATCGCTCTGTTCCTGGCGAACATCACACACATGAAGACTGTCATCGAGCAGGGGGCGGGATACAG GTACTATGCAGCCGTCCTGACTCTCATTTCCTTCTCACTGGCTCTCCAGATAGTCGCTGGGATCCTGATCATTATCATAG GGCGCCGAGATGTGAATAACTCCACTCTTCAAAAGCGCCTGGACTACTTGAACAATGTAACCACCGTCATAGTGTTCATCACCACGGTGCTCAACTTATTCATCAGCACCTTTGGCATGCAGCGCACAGGACACTTCCCGTGGCTGATGATGCGCATTCACTGA
- the LOC144003148 gene encoding ninjurin-2-like isoform X2 → MQGLGKTERGDQGRDMDLTSQRSTMPVGGPLQSGAPSNLNMNLYATKKTAAEGMLDIALFLANITHMKTVIEQGAGYRYYAAVLTLISFSLALQIVAGILIIIIARRDLNVVSNQRRLDYLNNVATGVIFVTTVTNFFISFFGSKRTGFFRWLLARLHF, encoded by the exons ATGCAGGGACTCGGGAAGACGGAGCGCGGAGACCAAGGCCGAGACATGGACCTGACGTCGCAGAGATCCACCATGCCGGTCGGTGGTCCCCTGCAG AGTGGCGCGCCCTCTAACCTGAACATGAATCTGTACGCCACCAAGAAGACTGCGGCTGAGGGCATGCTGGACATCGCTCTGTTCCTGGCGAACATCACACACATGAAGACTGTCATCGAGCAGGGGGCGGGATACAG GTACTATGCAGCCGTCCTGACTCTCATTTCCTTCTCACTGGCTCTCCAGATAGTCGCTGGGATCCTGATCATTATCATAG CACGCAGGGACCTGAATGTGGTGTCCAATCAGAGACGGCTGGACTACCTGAACAACGTAGCGACGGGCGTCATCTTCGTCACCACGGTCACCAACTTCTTCATCAGCTTCTTCGGGTCCAAGAGGACGGGCTTCTTCCGTTGGCTGCTTGCTCGGCTgcacttctga
- the LOC144003148 gene encoding ninjurin-2-like isoform X1, with product MQGLGKTERGDQGRDMDLTSQRSTMPVGGPLQSGAPSNLNMNLYATKKTAAEGMLDIALFLANITHMKTVIEQGAGYRYYAAVLTLISFSLALQIVAGILIIIIARVELTLLPSYQRLLNFLNNLTTGIIFLTLLINIIKSAFGTQRSCLLRWMFQRFVL from the exons ATGCAGGGACTCGGGAAGACGGAGCGCGGAGACCAAGGCCGAGACATGGACCTGACGTCGCAGAGATCCACCATGCCGGTCGGTGGTCCCCTGCAG AGTGGCGCGCCCTCTAACCTGAACATGAATCTGTACGCCACCAAGAAGACTGCGGCTGAGGGCATGCTGGACATCGCTCTGTTCCTGGCGAACATCACACACATGAAGACTGTCATCGAGCAGGGGGCGGGATACAG GTACTATGCAGCCGTCCTGACTCTCATTTCCTTCTCACTGGCTCTCCAGATAGTCGCTGGGATCCTGATCATTATCATAG CTCGTGTCGAGCTGACCCTGCTCCCCTCATACCAGAGGCTCTTAAACTTCCTCAACAATCTGACCACGGGCATCATCTTCCTCACCTTGCTCATCAACATCATCAAGTCCGCTTTCGGCACGCAGCGCAGCTGCCTACTGAGATGGATGTTTCAGCGTTTTGTACTGTGA
- the LOC144003148 gene encoding ninjurin-2-like isoform X4 — MQGLGKTERGDQGRDMDLTSQRSTMPVGGPLQSGAPSNLNMNLYATKKTAAEGMLDIALFLANITHMKTVIEQGAGYRYYAAVLTLISFSLALQIVAGILIIIIARRDLNDEANHKRLDSLNNSATIVIFLVFVTNIFISVFGMERTGLFARMHF; from the exons ATGCAGGGACTCGGGAAGACGGAGCGCGGAGACCAAGGCCGAGACATGGACCTGACGTCGCAGAGATCCACCATGCCGGTCGGTGGTCCCCTGCAG AGTGGCGCGCCCTCTAACCTGAACATGAATCTGTACGCCACCAAGAAGACTGCGGCTGAGGGCATGCTGGACATCGCTCTGTTCCTGGCGAACATCACACACATGAAGACTGTCATCGAGCAGGGGGCGGGATACAG GTACTATGCAGCCGTCCTGACTCTCATTTCCTTCTCACTGGCTCTCCAGATAGTCGCTGGGATCCTGATCATTATCATAG CTCGGCGAGACCTCAACGACGAGGCCAACCACAAGCGCCTGGACAGCCTCAACAACAGCGCCACCATTGTCATCTTCCTCGTCTTTGTTACCAACATCTTCATTTCTGTCTTTGGGATGGAGCGCACGGGCCTCTTTGCCAGGATGCACTTTTAA